A genomic window from Glycine soja cultivar W05 chromosome 10, ASM419377v2, whole genome shotgun sequence includes:
- the LOC114372481 gene encoding RNA-binding protein 7-like codes for MSGNSNCSVYIGNLDERVTDRVLYDILIQAGRVVDLHIPKDKESEKPKGFAFAEYETEEIADYAVRLFSGLITLYNRTLKFAISGRDKTTSNGSTAITPTSNSSQRPRPYPVSINNSENFQHSARLSTPDRFSDHPVNYSQVLPSRVTDQSSGYGSHYSGNNYEYSRRAFGATLDSISRSRSRRFD; via the exons GCAATCTGGATGAGAGGGTGACGGACAGGGTCTTGTATGATATATTAATTCAAGCAGGAAGAGTGGTAGACTTGCACATTCCTAAAGATAAGGAATCAGAGAAACCAAAAGGTTTTGCCTTTGCAGAATATGAAACTGAGGAGATTGCAGACTATGCTGTCCGGCTTTTCTCAGGCCTCATAACACTGTACAACAGAACACTTAAGTTTGCG ATATCTGGGAGAGACAAAACTACCTCTAATGGTTCTACAGCAATTACCCCCACATCAAATTCTTCTCAAAGACCAAGGCCATATCCAGTGTCTATAAACAATTCAGAAAATTTTCAGCACTCTGCTAGGCTATCAACTCCTGACCGATTTTCAGATCATCCAGTAAATTATTCCCAAG TTCTTCCTTCTCGTGTAACTGACCAATCTAGTGGGTATGGATCTCACTATAGTGGCAACAATTATGAATACAGCAGGAGAGCTTTTGGGGCAACATTGGATAGCATTAGCCGTTCTAGGTCACGCCGCTTTGATTAA